The following is a genomic window from Balneolaceae bacterium.
CAAAAGAGAAGTTCGATATGCCCTTTAACTATCGTGGACCGAAACCCGAGGCGTAACAGAATTGTCAGTCATCGAAAGCAACTAATTTTGCCCAAAAGCGGGGCAAAACCATTGAAGAGGTGACAGAAAATTTGACCAGGGTTCCAACTTTCAATCATAAGTTAGATTTCTCGTCCTTCGGCCTTGATTGGTGGAGGGATTGCATGGTTTGCAACACAGCACGGGAGAAATCGCTCTGCGCGCTCGCTTTGTGAGCATTCGCAGAGTGTACCCGTGCGTGTAAACCATGCCCCGGAAGCAATCACAGCCGGGAGTTTTTGATTACTTTTGGCGGTCCAAAAGTAATAGGGAAGAAATTACATGAGACTTTTATGTTGTATAAAGACGTATTTTATGAATCTGGTAGCGTTTTTAACACAAACACTCATCCGGTGACTCCATTTAACTATCGCGGACCGAAATTCGGAAGTATAAAAAACTGCCGTCACTACTTCCTTGTAAACAGAAGCAGTATTATTCCTAATATCAGGAAAAAGGCATGAGGAAAGACTGCAGCAAATATTGGTGAGAGAGTATCTGCTGCTCCGAATGGTTCAATTACTTTCATCATTACGAGGTAGATAAAGCTGATACCGAGGCCGGCTGCTATATAGAATCCTTTTCCGCCTTTCCGCTTATCGGCAGCCAGGGCAAAGCCAATGAGGCTAACTACCACAATCGAAAATGGGTAAGCTATTCTGCCATAAAGTTGAACTTTAGGTAAACTAATTCCGCCGGCTCCGATACGTTCTATGGATTGAATGTACTGGAACGCTTTTGGATATGTAAGTTGATAAATATCAGAAGTCCGGCGGGCCAGGTCTCTCGGTAAAATATTGATATCAAACACTTCACGCTCAGAAGATTTCACCTCTACCTTTTTATCTCTCATGATACGGGTAGTGGGCCTGTCGATAACCCAGTGAGAGGTTGAATCAACCCACATCATACGGCTGGCTTGTGTGATACGGTCAATATTGTTGCCGTTAAATTCAGTTAGAAATACACGATAGCCAACGTTTGTATTCGGATCAAAAAAGTTGATGTTGATAATTGTGCTGTCTGAATCCTGGCGAAATATTCCGCCCCGGTCAATCCGTTCACTTCCCTTAGACAGAAACTCCTGCTCGAACTCGATACGCTCCGAATTTGCCTCCGGGATGATATATGCGTCCAGATAACTGATAATACCGGCAAGAAACACACCAATAAAAAGATAGGGTAAAACCAGCCGGTATAAACTGATACCAGATGCTTTGATAGCTGTAATTTCAAGGCGTTCCGTCATTTGGCCGGTTAAAAACAGGCAGGCTGTAAACACAGCAACCGGTATAACCAGGCGAATCATTTCCGGGATATAATTGAAATAGTACTGATTCCAAATTTGGGCAAATGTGGCTCCCTTGTCGGCAAAATCATCACTGTTCTCCGAAAAATCGATTAGAATGAAGATACAGATCAATACAGCCAGCATGAAAACTGTCAGTATCAGGATGCGGAAAAAAATATACCGATCAAGTTTTTTCATTTCTGTGGAATAGTTTAGTGATTCGAATAGATGAACTTACATGAAGTGTAAGAATGATGCCGATGAACAAGTAGAAAATATTAATTCCCCACATTCCCATAAAAGGGCTTATAAGCCCCCTGTCGGCCAATTTCTCCCCCTGGATAACGGCAAGGAAATAGATCGTCAACAGAACAGAGCTGATAATTGCCGCAAATCCAAGATTACCTCTTTTGGTGAGCATTCCGATAGGAGCACCTACTAAAACAAAAATAACACAGGCAAAGGGAATGGAGAGTTTTTTGTGTATTTCAATCATAAACTCTGCAATTCTGGTATCTCTCCAGGAGAGGTTCGTTTCGAGGTTTTCGAGTTCGGGCCTGTAGCGGTCCATTACACTCATT
Proteins encoded in this region:
- a CDS encoding LptF/LptG family permease encodes the protein MKKLDRYIFFRILILTVFMLAVLICIFILIDFSENSDDFADKGATFAQIWNQYYFNYIPEMIRLVIPVAVFTACLFLTGQMTERLEITAIKASGISLYRLVLPYLFIGVFLAGIISYLDAYIIPEANSERIEFEQEFLSKGSERIDRGGIFRQDSDSTIININFFDPNTNVGYRVFLTEFNGNNIDRITQASRMMWVDSTSHWVIDRPTTRIMRDKKVEVKSSEREVFDINILPRDLARRTSDIYQLTYPKAFQYIQSIERIGAGGISLPKVQLYGRIAYPFSIVVVSLIGFALAADKRKGGKGFYIAAGLGISFIYLVMMKVIEPFGAADTLSPIFAAVFPHAFFLILGIILLLFTRK